A region of Mesorhizobium sp. AR02 DNA encodes the following proteins:
- a CDS encoding GH1 family beta-glucosidase yields the protein MTSSIDNARRTLEARASGLAFPQGFMFGAATAAYQIEGAPDADGKGESIWDRFCRVPGVIVDGSSGDVACDHYHRWKEDIAVLKALGLGAYRFSLAWTRLLAEGRGEANARGVAFYDRLIDDLLEAGIEPYATLYHWDLPQALQDRGGWYNRETATAFADYAGLAARSFGDRVKKWTTLNEPWTFCWSGHATGEDAPGLRDGVRGGVAASHHALLGHGLAVPVIRAEVADASVGIVFDLNVAEAATDDPRDVAATRRFDGAQNRWFLDAVFKGAYPQDMLALYGDLLPPIHAQDNEIIAAPVDYLGINIYRRSVIAAGDELAPLSYRRVQPEGIYSAVDYEIWPRCMYDILHYVNDRYAPPAIYISENGVATTPENVGEDGHVWDDLRAAYYVDHLEQVAKAAAEGVPVRGYFAWTLTDNFEWAYGYTTPFGITHVDFATQQRRIKYSGEVYAMIARQETVPVAKSA from the coding sequence ATGACATCAAGCATCGATAACGCACGCCGGACCCTCGAGGCCCGCGCCTCCGGGCTGGCCTTTCCGCAAGGCTTCATGTTCGGCGCCGCGACCGCGGCCTATCAGATAGAGGGCGCGCCTGACGCGGATGGCAAAGGCGAAAGCATATGGGACCGGTTCTGCCGCGTTCCCGGTGTGATCGTCGACGGCTCGAGCGGCGATGTCGCCTGCGACCACTATCATCGCTGGAAGGAGGATATCGCCGTGCTCAAGGCGCTCGGCCTTGGCGCCTATCGTTTTTCCCTGGCATGGACGCGGCTTCTTGCCGAAGGTCGGGGCGAGGCCAATGCCAGGGGTGTCGCCTTTTACGACCGGCTGATCGACGATCTGCTGGAGGCCGGCATCGAGCCCTATGCAACGCTCTACCACTGGGATCTTCCGCAGGCGCTGCAAGACCGTGGCGGCTGGTACAACCGCGAAACTGCCACCGCCTTTGCCGACTATGCCGGGCTTGCCGCCCGCAGTTTCGGCGATCGCGTCAAGAAATGGACGACGCTCAACGAACCCTGGACCTTCTGCTGGTCAGGACATGCGACCGGCGAGGACGCGCCGGGACTGCGGGACGGCGTGAGAGGCGGTGTGGCCGCCAGCCATCATGCGTTGCTGGGGCATGGCCTGGCTGTTCCAGTCATCCGGGCCGAGGTGGCCGACGCCTCGGTTGGCATCGTTTTCGATCTCAATGTGGCGGAAGCCGCCACCGACGATCCGCGCGATGTCGCGGCGACACGGCGTTTCGACGGCGCCCAGAACCGTTGGTTCCTCGATGCCGTCTTCAAAGGCGCATACCCGCAGGACATGCTGGCGCTCTACGGCGATCTGTTGCCGCCGATTCATGCGCAGGACAACGAGATCATCGCCGCGCCGGTGGACTATCTGGGCATCAACATCTACCGCCGCTCGGTGATCGCCGCGGGTGACGAACTCGCGCCGCTCAGCTATCGACGGGTGCAACCGGAAGGCATCTATTCCGCTGTCGATTACGAAATCTGGCCGCGCTGCATGTACGACATCCTGCACTATGTGAACGATCGCTATGCGCCGCCGGCAATCTACATTTCCGAGAACGGCGTCGCCACCACGCCGGAAAATGTTGGCGAAGACGGGCATGTCTGGGATGATTTGCGTGCCGCCTATTATGTCGACCATCTCGAGCAGGTGGCCAAGGCGGCAGCCGAGGGCGTGCCGGTGCGCGGTTACTTCGCCTGGACACTGACCGATAATTTCGAATGGGCCTATGGCTATACGACACCCTTCGGCATCACCCATGTCGATTTCGCCACGCAGCAGCGCCGCATCAAATATTCCGGTGAGGTCTACGCCATGATTGCCCGGCAGGAGACCGTGCCGGTCGCCAAGAGCGCCTGA
- a CDS encoding ABC transporter ATP-binding protein: MSALEIRNIRKNYGSVETLKGIDIALQSGEFLVLLGSSGCGKSTLLNIIAGLAEATSGDVLIGGRSILGVHPKNRDIAMVFQSYALYPNLTVRRNIGFGLEMRGVAADEREKAVAEAARLLQIEVLLDRKPSQLSGGQRQRVAIGRALVRKPQVFLFDEPLSNLDAKLRLEMRTELKRLHQMLQTTVVYVTHDQIEAMTLATRIAVMRDGRIEQLGTPEEIYNEPATLYVAGFVGAPSMNMLQAVITDGKLAIAESDVRMPLPARYANAAREGAQVVVGIRPEALRVATGAATDLSLPVEIEVVELTGPELVTTARIGTQRLTACLPPRSQVAKGERRSLTFDETALRLFDPSTDKALPAAALEKTASR, encoded by the coding sequence ATGAGCGCGCTTGAAATCCGCAACATCCGCAAGAACTACGGCAGCGTCGAAACGCTGAAAGGCATCGACATCGCGCTGCAGAGCGGCGAGTTCCTGGTGCTGCTCGGCTCCTCAGGCTGCGGAAAGTCGACGCTTCTCAACATCATCGCCGGCCTCGCCGAAGCGACGAGCGGCGATGTGCTGATCGGCGGCCGCTCGATCCTTGGCGTCCACCCCAAGAACCGCGACATCGCCATGGTCTTCCAGTCCTACGCGCTCTATCCGAACCTGACCGTACGTCGCAACATCGGCTTCGGGCTGGAGATGCGCGGCGTTGCCGCCGACGAACGCGAAAAGGCGGTGGCCGAGGCGGCAAGATTGCTGCAGATCGAGGTCCTGCTCGACCGCAAGCCGAGCCAGCTGTCCGGCGGCCAGCGCCAGCGCGTCGCCATCGGCAGGGCGCTGGTGCGCAAGCCGCAGGTCTTCCTCTTCGACGAGCCGCTGTCCAACCTAGACGCCAAGCTGCGCCTGGAAATGCGCACCGAGTTGAAGCGCCTGCACCAGATGCTGCAGACCACCGTCGTCTACGTCACCCACGATCAGATCGAGGCGATGACGCTGGCCACCCGCATCGCGGTGATGCGTGACGGCAGGATCGAGCAGCTCGGCACGCCGGAGGAAATCTATAACGAGCCGGCTACGCTCTATGTCGCCGGCTTTGTCGGCGCGCCGTCGATGAATATGCTGCAGGCGGTGATCACCGACGGCAAGCTGGCCATCGCCGAGTCCGACGTGCGGATGCCTCTGCCGGCACGCTATGCGAACGCGGCGCGCGAAGGCGCACAGGTGGTCGTCGGTATCAGGCCGGAAGCGCTTCGCGTCGCGACCGGCGCCGCGACGGATTTGTCACTGCCCGTAGAGATCGAGGTCGTCGAACTGACCGGCCCCGAACTGGTCACCACGGCCCGGATCGGCACGCAACGGCTGACGGCCTGCCTGCCGCCAAGGTCTCAGGTCGCCAAGGGCGAAAGGCGCAGCCTCACCTTCGATGAGACAGCGCTTCGCTTGTTCGACCCCTCGACAGACAAAGCCCTGCCGGCAGCGGCGCTCGAAAAGACGGCGTCGCGCTAA
- a CDS encoding SDR family oxidoreductase, translating to MAGDGQGRRTVLITGAGRGLGRELARQYTQHGWHVIACGRTRPAQGFEDGIEFQPLDVADPTSISNLAVRLTGRPLDVLVNNAGIRSDIPGLHSFAPDEFLKLMRTNTLGPLLLARALQPNLVAGRMRTIANIGSRAGSMAEGLLDDYDDDYAYRCSKAALNMVCAQLAQDLRIDGIIVLSLHPGWVKTDMGGDQAVLAVEDSARGLRTVIDNAMLGDSGSFQTFDGIHIGW from the coding sequence TTGGCCGGAGACGGGCAAGGCCGCCGCACGGTCCTCATAACGGGCGCCGGGCGCGGGCTCGGTCGCGAGTTGGCACGGCAATACACCCAACATGGCTGGCACGTGATCGCTTGCGGGCGAACGCGTCCAGCGCAAGGTTTCGAAGATGGAATCGAGTTCCAGCCGCTCGATGTCGCCGATCCGACTTCCATCTCCAACCTTGCCGTGCGTCTCACCGGCAGGCCGCTGGATGTGCTCGTCAACAACGCCGGCATCCGCAGCGACATTCCTGGCCTGCACAGTTTCGCACCGGATGAATTCCTGAAGCTCATGCGGACGAACACGCTCGGCCCGCTGTTGCTGGCGAGGGCGCTGCAACCGAACCTGGTCGCGGGGCGTATGCGGACCATCGCCAATATCGGCAGCCGCGCCGGCTCGATGGCGGAAGGGCTGCTCGATGACTATGATGACGACTATGCCTACCGCTGCTCGAAGGCAGCGCTCAACATGGTCTGCGCCCAGCTGGCGCAGGATTTGCGCATCGACGGGATAATTGTGTTGTCACTGCATCCGGGCTGGGTGAAGACCGATATGGGCGGCGATCAGGCGGTGCTGGCGGTCGAGGACAGTGCGCGGGGCCTGCGCACGGTCATCGACAACGCAATGCTTGGGGATAGCGGCTCATTCCAGACATTCGATGGCATACATATCGGGTGGTAG